ATCAACATTCTGGAATGTGTATTGACCTGTTCAGAGTGTGATGGCAGAGAATCAACGCGTGAGGaggtaaaatagggaagaaaatattcccgagaatattttttttcactTGCGAGTTATGAAGAGATTTCCGGAGTTAATGCAGAGATTGGatgaccctgttgagtataaaataggTTCTCGGGCACCAGAGAGGGggtatggagagtttggggagcagtACAGAGTGAAAATCAGAACTGCGGAGAATATCTTTCTGCTGCTGAGTAAggaagaagaacatgaagaacaactGCTGTTAAAAACAGTCGCTGAAGCTACAGTGATAGCGACAAAGACGTGGCAGTCGTATAGATACAGTGACAGTGACACATTGCTTCTATCGTTCTCCGTAACAGTTTtgtttgtaacaaaaataagtTTTACAACCCGGTTTAATATTTTTTCCTCccttttcatctttgtaaacacccattgagcaataaaaatgaattttgagcgtgtttccaacatgtggagctagaacccatcactgggacgacggaggaagctgtttttcacccatgtggtaattctatttaattcctttatgactatttgcaatattatgattgatttatgatttttcttgattatttgtgatttcgtttgatgtcgcacgcttagtcttaggtacttttgatgcgtcatgcttgtgatttacatataattctctataaaatctaccttggcaaagatttagagtcgatgtttgttattttatgagctttaattgtccagaattaatagttgaactgcatgaatgtgaggattggtggaatcccgagtcccagtcatctcttcatcccgtcacgatttttgtatatattttccttatttttgttatgaagttttaaaacaaattatcaacaagtctgagtgaacgaatcatcttactacaacatcattgaaaataacgatCAAACTCCACCCAAACCACTTCCTGAAGCATCACAATAAACATCATAAACCAATCCTGGCTTCGGAGCAACCAAGATGGGTGCTGTAGTCAATCGTCGCTTCAGCTCCTCAAATGCTTTATTACACTCAGTAGTCCACTCAAACTTTACCCCCTTTTTAGTCAAACGAGTAAGAGGAACTGTTATATTCgagaaattctcaacaaatcttcgATAATAGCCTGCCAAACCAAAGAAGCTGCGAATCTCAAGAACACTCTTTGGGGGTTCCCATTTTGTTACGGCCGATATCTTCTCGGGATCAACAGATATACCATCCTTGGAAATAACATGTCCGAGGAATAAGACTTTCGTCATCCAGAATTCACACTTGCTCCTCTTTGCATACAACTTGTGCTCTCTTAGAGTTTGTAAAACCATTCTCAGATGCTCCTCATGGTCTTCCTTAGTCTTGGAATAAATGAGAATGTCGTCAATGAACACTACTACGAACTTGTTCACAAAAGGTCGAAGAACTCGGTTCATCAGATCCATGAACACTGCATGTGCATTTGTTAACCCAAACGGCATCACGAGAAATTCATAATGATCGTAATAAGTTCCAAATGCGGTTTTACGAATGTCCTCTTCTCTGACCCGCATTTGATGGTACCTTGATCGAAGGTCAAGCTTTGCTAAATAACATGCTCCCTTCAATTGGTCAAACAGGTCATCAATTCTCGGCAAGGGGTACTTATTCTTGATTGTAACTTGGTTCAGTCGTCGGTAATCGATGCACATcctcattgatccatcctttttagCACAAAGAGAATAGGAGCTCTCCATGGTGACGTACTTGGTCGAATAAATCCCAGTTCTTCCAACTCATCAAGTTGTTTCCTTAACTCCTTCATCTCTTTGGGTGCCATACGATATGGGTGAATCGATATTGGCATGGTTCCCGGTTGCACTTCGATCTCAAAATCAATCTCTCTATTTGGTGGTAATCCAGGTAATGCCTCTGGAAAAACATCAGGAAAATTTCGAACTACCAGTAACTCTTCATCTACCACAATAGTATCCTCCCCTTCACTCAGGTGAGCAAGATAAGCTATGTGTTCTTCGGTTTCGTCCCGCCTCTTCATCCCTGGTAAGGATGGATTCATAACTTTTCACCTTTCTCCTTGGACAGACACTCGACTTCCATCTGATGATTGGAAAGAGATTTTCTTCTCAAAACATTCTAGTATAGCTTGGTTTTGTGACAACCAGTTCATACCAATAATGACATCATAATCTTGGAGACTCATCGATATTAAATCTATTTTCACTCTGTAGTCACCAAAAGTTATCTCACAATCCTTGCAAAATTTACTAAGGGACACTACATTTCCTAGCGGTGAAGATACGTTCAATGTAAACCCCATGGGTACTGGTTTCAAACCAAGATAAGCAGCTAAATGTAATGATATGAACGAATGAGTAGCTCCAGAATCAAACAAAACTTTAGCAAGAGAACTAAAGATCAGGAAGTTACCCTCAATTTCGGAGTTTTCAGTCCTCTTCTCAACAGTAGCAATGTGGTTCAGCTGCCCCGGAACATTTGGCTGACCTCTTGGTTGGAAGGGTGGTGCATTGTTTTGCGGATGGTATGGTTTTCGTGCTTGGAAATTCGGCCTTAGGGCATTCTGAAACTGTCTCTGATTTGGAGGCCTGGGTGGTGCAGGTTAAGGACATTCCCTTACAAAGTGATCATCCTTCCCACAACGATAACACCCCGAGATTGCATTTAGTTGTCCAAGTGGCTTCGATTTAGGACAATCCCTCGCGTAGCGACCCACAACTCCACAGTGAAAACAAGGTTTTGGTGCAACGTCTTTCCCAGTGGCATCAGTACGCGGACGTTTTCGATGAGTCGATGGGTCCGTCTTCTGGTTCCTCTTGGGATCTCTCGGCTCCCTTTCCTTTTGGTTTTTGATCCAATCAGCTTCTATAGCTAATGAAGTTTCAAGAACATCATCATAAGTGGTGAGGCGACATGGTACTAACCTAGCACAGATGACAGGTTTCAGTGCATCCTGAAGTTTTCTTGCTCTTCGTAACGGCGTATTGACCAAGTTATCCCCAAAACGTTCCAATTCACTGAACTTCTTGTCCAATTGAGAAACCGTCATGTCTCCCTGAGTTAAGGTTGCAAATTCGGCACACATCTGGGCTTTGACAGTCTCGGGAAAATACTTGTCAAAGAACAGCGTTTCAAACTCTGCCCAAACTGTAACATTTCAGACTCGTTTTATCGAATCCCACCAAAAATCAGCAGCTCCAGTGAAAAGGTACATAGCAAAACGGATCTTGTCATTTTCTTCCACTCTTAAGGCTAAGAACTCCTTTTGTATCCCCATTAACCACCTTTCAGCTTCAAGAGGTTCTTCAGTCCCCTTAAATTATTTCCTTCCAACCACTTTTAAGAACTTCTCTAAGTCCACTCTACCCTGGCGTTGGGTCTCAACAACCTGTACCAGTGTTCCCGATGTCCCAACAACTCGGTCAAGGGTGGCTTCCATGCGTTCCCTTCTGTCCTCTCCTTCTTCTCCATTTGGCGGAGGATCGTTGGTGGCATCACGACGAGGCGGCATCTTCTAAATAAAGAGAAACGCGCACTAATGTTAATATCTTCGTTGAAAACTTAATTTAACTAATACACACAACATTTTATTTTATAAGGCTTTTAGTT
This DNA window, taken from Papaver somniferum cultivar HN1 chromosome 3, ASM357369v1, whole genome shotgun sequence, encodes the following:
- the LOC113360445 gene encoding uncharacterized protein LOC113360445 — protein: MTVSQLDKKFSELERFGDNLVNTPLRRARKLQDALKPVICARLVPCRLTTYDDVLETSLAIEADWIKNQKEREPRDPKRNQKTDPSTHRKRPRTDATGKDVAPKPCFHCGVVGRYARDCPKSKPLGQLNAISGPPNQRQFQNALRPNFQARKPYHPQNNAPPFQPRGQPNVPGQLNHIATVEKRTENSEIEGNFLIFSSLAKVLFDSGATHSFISLHLAAYLGLKPVPMGFTLNVSSPLGNVVSLSKFCKDCEITFGDYRVKIDLISMSLQDYDVIIGMNWLSQNQAILECFEKKISFQSSDGSRVSVQGER